The genomic interval ATGTCAAATTAACTATCTAATTCTTCCACTTTTATTTTCTCTAAAAATCTTTTCACAGGATAAATGAATAGAATTGCAAAAATAGAATTTAAGGCAAGGGTTGGCAGCAGTCTTAATGTTGTAAAATGATATAAAGGCATCTTTGTTGTTCCAATTAAATAATTTATTCCATATACATAATATTCAAGCAAAGTAATCGCTAAAATCGTTAAAAACAGCGTCATAAAGACATTATTATGTAAAACCTTCATTGCTTTTGAAATCAAATAAGCTAGAAACGCATATACTAATAGATAAATCCCGATCACTTCAATATAGACAATATCATGTAATAATCCAAACACAACCCCAAATAACATTCCTTGTGTTCGGTTCATAAATACTGTTATAAAGATAACGATGATTAAAACGAACCTGGGGATATATAATTGATTTTCTGACGCAAATGGCAGATGGACAAGATCAACGAAAATACTTTCACTGATAAATATAAACAGGACAAGAAAAGGGAGAATGAAACGTCTCACGATTCTTCCTCCTCTTCCTCGTTAATCACTGATACAGGATCCTCATATTTAGCCGCACGATCTGCTACCCAAACTCGGTCGATATCATAAAAGTTAGCAGAAGGTTTAACATAGGCCATTTGCTCTAAACCATATGAATCAGGTTCTATTTCTATGATTTCACCAATGAGGATTCCACCAGGGAAAACTCCGCCAGTTCCTGCGGTAATAACTTTTTGACCTTCTACGAGTGTAACGTCCGACTCTATTCGGCGAAGCATGAGCGCACCTTTCTCCTCGTCATATCCCTCAATTAACCCAGTAACCTTTTCACCAGTTGTCTTTGTATCTTCATCTTTCTCATTATTTTCAGCTGGTAAAACTTCTGCTGAAATACGATTTTCAATATCAGTTGCACTTAATAATTGTACGGTTGATGTGAATTGTGATACAGTTTTCACCTTTCCAACAAGTCCTTGAGCCGTCACGACAGCCATGTCATGTTCTACACCATCTTGTGCACCTTTATCAATTGAAAGATAATCATACCATCTATCGGGATTACGACCTATTACTGCTGAATATATAGGATCATACACTCTTAAATCAGCAACCTTACCCAACTCGGCTTTTAATTGATCATTTTCTACTTTATACTCTTGAAGATCTGCTTCAAGCTGCATATATTCATCAAGTCTACTTTTTAGTAACTCATTCTCTTCATATGTTTTTCTTAGATCATTTACATTCTCAAAAAAACCTGAAACATATTGTGCCGGTTTATGAAATATCGTTTGAAAAACTCCTACAGAATCCTGCAGAAATTGCTCAGGCCAAGTTAATTTACGATCTTCCTTTAAGGAAAAACCAATCAATGCCACTAAAAGAATGATACTAACTAGCAACAAGATAAGGCGTTTATTTAGGAAAAACTGTGGCATGATGAACACCTCTTAACTAATATTTCCGTTTCAATCCCCGCCTTTGATTTTCACCAAAGACTATAATCAACGATCGATTATCTTGCTTTATTCTTAA from Metabacillus sediminilitoris carries:
- the mreD gene encoding rod shape-determining protein MreD, yielding MRRFILPFLVLFIFISESIFVDLVHLPFASENQLYIPRFVLIIVIFITVFMNRTQGMLFGVVFGLLHDIVYIEVIGIYLLVYAFLAYLISKAMKVLHNNVFMTLFLTILAITLLEYYVYGINYLIGTTKMPLYHFTTLRLLPTLALNSIFAILFIYPVKRFLEKIKVEELDS
- the mreC gene encoding rod shape-determining protein MreC, which codes for MPQFFLNKRLILLLVSIILLVALIGFSLKEDRKLTWPEQFLQDSVGVFQTIFHKPAQYVSGFFENVNDLRKTYEENELLKSRLDEYMQLEADLQEYKVENDQLKAELGKVADLRVYDPIYSAVIGRNPDRWYDYLSIDKGAQDGVEHDMAVVTAQGLVGKVKTVSQFTSTVQLLSATDIENRISAEVLPAENNEKDEDTKTTGEKVTGLIEGYDEEKGALMLRRIESDVTLVEGQKVITAGTGGVFPGGILIGEIIEIEPDSYGLEQMAYVKPSANFYDIDRVWVADRAAKYEDPVSVINEEEEEES